From the Sinorhizobium garamanticum genome, one window contains:
- a CDS encoding DoxX family protein: protein MSENLALQSVLAFIGRLLLVAIFLSSGFEKLADPAGTIEYIRAANLPLPTVAFAVALVVELAGSILLVLGYQARLAGLALAVFTLASALGFHTDFADQNQMIHFMKNLAITGGFLQIAAFGAGTFSLDGRAGRV from the coding sequence ATGAGCGAAAACCTTGCACTTCAGAGCGTCCTGGCCTTCATCGGCCGTCTGCTTCTCGTCGCCATTTTCCTCTCGTCCGGCTTCGAAAAGTTAGCCGATCCCGCAGGAACGATCGAGTATATAAGGGCGGCCAATCTGCCCCTGCCCACGGTAGCCTTTGCAGTCGCTCTCGTCGTGGAACTCGCCGGCAGCATCCTTCTCGTCCTTGGCTATCAAGCCCGCTTGGCGGGGCTCGCACTAGCGGTCTTCACCCTGGCATCGGCTCTCGGATTTCACACAGATTTTGCAGACCAAAACCAGATGATCCATTTCATGAAGAATCTCGCCATCACGGGCGGATTCCTCCAGATCGCCGCCTTCGGCGCGGGTACCTTCAGCCTGGATGGACGCGCCGGCCGCGTCTGA
- a CDS encoding DNA translocase FtsK, with amino-acid sequence MRIPRTNFSTAALYDANQADDFEAPHPGAPGSTHGHPAGTSEHDHLFEAPVAPRRAVGQEAHDTGYAGRAARLYGQGSAYAPAQVTASTRDPLPTLAEITGHDGDTTWESHFFLSPNVRFTRTPEREFMKRRAPAIEEGESETEMAAEVAETDVAAAEDVGEVAVEAAPANDVPATVPETAKHSPSELLRVLVQQLPSWGAQHANDTGTAESPLASEPVAAQGPVAMQPGSTQEAADVKVGDMVPEAPAITSCADAEIGVHPDTRLAYLSDHAFFEFMQPEVVAPAAVAAPPTVARAVATSREVAVEPKPVAARPAEIPALPTSAITSLFRVVECRRPAPAAELPASAPALDVISGPLAEEPAAAAATVAVQEPGPAPAEPIMLAAVPENEPVSEAPVTKAMVTMPAVVQRSSPSLPPIGAIDRVQAADAYEFPSAELLQEPPEGRGFFMTQEQLEQNAGLLESVLEDFGVKGEIIHVRPGPVVTLYEFEPAPGVKSSRVINLADDIARSMSALSARVAVVPGRNVIGIELPNATRETVYFRELIESADFRKTGYKLALCLGKTIGGEAVIAELAKMPHLLVAGTTGSGKSVAINTMILSLLYRLRPEECRLIMVDPKMLELSVYDGIPHLLTPVVTDPKKAVMALKWAVREMEDRYRKMSRLGVRNIDGYNQRAAAAREKGEPILATVQTGFEKGTGEPLFEQQEMDLAPMPYIVVIVDEMADLMMVAGKEIEGAIQRLAQMARAAGIHLIMATQRPSVDVITGTIKANFPTRISFQVTSKIDSRTILGEQGAEQLLGQGDMLHMAGGGRIARVHGPFVSDLEVEHVVAHLKTQGRPEYLETVTADEEEEEADEDQGAVFDKSAIASEDGNELYDQAVKVVLRDKKCSTSYIQRRLGIGYNRAASLVERMEKEGLVGPANHVGKREIVYGQRDHSGASESDDME; translated from the coding sequence ATGCGTATTCCCCGGACAAATTTCTCGACGGCAGCTTTGTATGATGCAAACCAGGCGGACGATTTCGAGGCTCCGCATCCGGGTGCCCCGGGCAGCACTCATGGCCATCCAGCAGGCACCAGCGAACACGATCACCTGTTCGAGGCGCCGGTAGCGCCGCGGCGCGCAGTTGGCCAGGAAGCCCACGACACAGGCTATGCCGGGCGCGCAGCGCGGCTCTACGGGCAGGGCTCGGCTTATGCTCCGGCGCAGGTCACGGCCTCGACGCGCGATCCGCTGCCGACGCTCGCCGAAATCACCGGCCATGACGGCGATACCACCTGGGAAAGCCATTTCTTCCTGTCGCCCAATGTCCGTTTTACCCGCACGCCCGAGCGCGAATTCATGAAGCGCCGTGCCCCGGCGATCGAGGAGGGCGAATCGGAAACAGAGATGGCGGCCGAGGTCGCCGAGACGGATGTCGCGGCTGCGGAGGATGTCGGGGAGGTGGCGGTTGAAGCGGCCCCGGCGAATGATGTGCCAGCAACCGTGCCAGAGACGGCCAAGCACAGTCCATCCGAACTCCTGCGCGTACTGGTGCAGCAGCTTCCCTCCTGGGGAGCTCAGCACGCCAACGACACCGGCACGGCCGAATCACCGTTGGCTTCGGAGCCGGTCGCAGCGCAAGGGCCGGTGGCAATGCAACCGGGATCCACGCAGGAAGCGGCCGACGTGAAGGTCGGGGACATGGTTCCGGAGGCTCCCGCAATCACCTCCTGTGCGGATGCGGAGATCGGTGTTCACCCCGACACGCGCCTGGCCTATCTTTCCGATCACGCCTTCTTCGAATTCATGCAGCCCGAGGTCGTGGCCCCCGCTGCCGTCGCCGCGCCCCCGACCGTTGCCCGCGCCGTGGCAACCTCGCGTGAGGTCGCAGTAGAACCGAAGCCCGTGGCCGCCCGGCCGGCGGAAATCCCCGCGCTGCCGACGAGTGCGATCACCTCGCTTTTCCGGGTCGTCGAATGCCGGCGTCCGGCGCCGGCTGCTGAACTGCCCGCTTCCGCTCCAGCGCTTGACGTGATCAGCGGGCCGTTGGCCGAGGAACCCGCTGCGGCAGCAGCCACAGTGGCCGTGCAAGAGCCTGGCCCAGCGCCGGCCGAGCCGATCATGTTGGCCGCGGTGCCAGAGAACGAGCCGGTTTCCGAGGCGCCGGTGACGAAGGCGATGGTCACCATGCCAGCGGTCGTGCAGCGCTCCTCCCCGTCGCTGCCGCCGATTGGCGCAATCGACCGGGTCCAGGCCGCCGACGCATACGAGTTTCCGTCCGCGGAACTCCTACAGGAGCCGCCGGAAGGCCGGGGCTTCTTCATGACGCAGGAACAGCTTGAGCAGAATGCCGGGCTCCTCGAAAGCGTGCTCGAAGATTTCGGCGTCAAGGGCGAAATCATCCACGTGCGGCCGGGTCCCGTCGTCACGCTCTACGAATTCGAGCCGGCACCGGGTGTCAAATCGTCCCGCGTGATCAACCTCGCCGATGATATCGCCCGCTCGATGTCGGCGCTCTCGGCCCGCGTCGCGGTCGTGCCCGGCCGCAACGTCATCGGCATCGAACTGCCGAACGCCACCCGCGAGACGGTCTATTTCCGCGAACTGATCGAGTCCGCCGATTTCCGCAAGACCGGCTACAAGCTGGCGCTCTGCCTCGGCAAGACCATCGGCGGCGAGGCGGTGATTGCCGAGCTAGCCAAGATGCCGCACCTGCTGGTCGCCGGCACCACCGGTTCGGGCAAGTCCGTGGCGATCAACACGATGATCCTGTCGCTGCTCTACCGGCTGAGGCCGGAGGAATGCCGGCTGATCATGGTCGATCCGAAGATGCTGGAGCTCTCCGTTTACGACGGCATCCCGCATCTGCTGACCCCGGTCGTCACCGATCCGAAGAAAGCCGTGATGGCGCTCAAATGGGCGGTTCGCGAGATGGAGGACCGTTATCGCAAGATGTCGCGCCTCGGGGTCCGCAATATCGACGGCTACAACCAGCGGGCGGCTGCGGCGCGCGAGAAGGGCGAACCAATCCTCGCGACGGTCCAGACCGGTTTCGAAAAGGGTACCGGCGAGCCGCTTTTCGAACAGCAGGAAATGGACCTGGCGCCGATGCCCTATATCGTCGTCATCGTCGACGAGATGGCCGACCTGATGATGGTCGCCGGCAAGGAGATCGAAGGCGCGATCCAGCGGTTGGCGCAGATGGCGCGCGCCGCCGGCATTCACCTGATCATGGCAACGCAGCGTCCGTCGGTCGATGTCATCACCGGCACGATCAAGGCAAACTTCCCGACGCGCATCTCCTTCCAGGTCACCTCCAAGATCGACAGCCGCACGATCCTCGGCGAGCAGGGCGCCGAACAACTCCTCGGCCAGGGCGACATGCTGCACATGGCCGGCGGCGGCCGCATCGCCCGCGTGCACGGGCCGTTCGTCTCTGACCTCGAGGTGGAGCACGTCGTGGCGCACCTGAAGACGCAGGGACGCCCGGAATATCTGGAGACGGTGACCGCTGACGAAGAGGAAGAGGAGGCCGACGAGGATCAGGGCGCCGTGTTCGACAAGAGCGCGATCGCTTCCGAGGACGGCAACGAGCTCTACGACCAGGCGGTCAAGGTCGTGCTGCGCGACAAGAAATGCTCCACATCCTACATCCAGCGCCGCCTCGGTATCGGCTACAACCGTGCCGCGTCGCTCGTCGAACGCATGGAGAAGGAGGGCCTTGTCGGTCCCGCCAACCATGTGGGCAAGCGCGAGATCGTCTACGGCCAACGCGACCATTCCGGTGCGTCCGAAAGCGACGACATGGAGTGA
- a CDS encoding AbrB/MazE/SpoVT family DNA-binding domain-containing protein, with product MTTTVTAKGQVTIPKPVRDLLGIGPGSKVDFRRAADGSIVLTRADKKQPASRFAKLRGHAGRGFDTDAIMALTRGEG from the coding sequence ATGACCACGACGGTTACAGCAAAAGGCCAAGTGACGATTCCGAAGCCTGTCCGCGACCTGTTGGGGATCGGCCCCGGCAGCAAGGTCGACTTTCGCCGCGCCGCCGATGGGAGCATCGTTCTGACGCGTGCCGACAAGAAGCAACCGGCGAGCCGCTTTGCAAAGTTGCGCGGTCATGCAGGCAGGGGGTTCGACACGGACGCCATCATGGCGTTGACCCGCGGTGAGGGATGA
- a CDS encoding type II toxin-antitoxin system VapC family toxin, which produces MTLVDTNVLLDLVTDDAKWADWSIAQLEAASLAAPLLINDTIYAELSVRYGRIEDLDAFLDEAGLDMTPMPRAALFLAAKVFTQYRRAGGSRIGVLPDFFIGAHAAVSQIPLLTRDIGRYRTYFPSLALITPPA; this is translated from the coding sequence ATGACGCTCGTCGACACCAATGTCTTGTTGGACCTTGTCACGGATGACGCCAAGTGGGCAGATTGGTCGATTGCGCAGCTTGAAGCGGCAAGCCTCGCAGCACCACTGCTGATCAACGATACGATTTATGCGGAGTTGTCGGTCCGATACGGTCGGATCGAAGACCTTGATGCATTTCTCGACGAGGCTGGGCTCGATATGACGCCGATGCCTCGAGCGGCTCTTTTTCTCGCAGCCAAGGTCTTCACGCAGTATCGACGGGCGGGAGGATCAAGGATCGGCGTTTTGCCCGATTTCTTCATCGGCGCGCACGCTGCGGTCAGTCAGATCCCATTGCTGACACGTGATATCGGCCGGTACCGAACCTATTTCCCGTCGCTCGCGCTGATCACACCACCCGCGTAG
- a CDS encoding type II toxin-antitoxin system RelE/ParE family toxin, whose translation MKLHWTTKSVSDLGRLYDFLAPVNRQAEARTVQALASAPRRLLEQPRIGERLEEFDPRAVRRILVSHYEMRYEITQSTIYVLRLWHTREDR comes from the coding sequence ATGAAGCTCCATTGGACGACCAAGTCGGTTTCTGACCTCGGACGCCTCTATGATTTTCTAGCACCGGTCAATCGACAAGCAGAAGCCCGCACGGTGCAGGCACTGGCGAGCGCCCCAAGGCGCCTGCTCGAACAGCCACGGATCGGCGAACGGCTGGAAGAGTTCGATCCCCGCGCGGTCCGTCGTATTCTCGTTAGCCATTACGAAATGCGCTATGAGATCACGCAGTCGACAATCTACGTGCTGAGGCTTTGGCACACGCGCGAGGATCGCTAG
- a CDS encoding CopG family ribbon-helix-helix protein — METKVLTAHVPLPLAEKVDQIAARLERSRGWIVKQALTAWIDQEEERRRLTLEALANVDGGHVVSHQSVQAWADSLDSDKPLPLPL, encoded by the coding sequence ATGGAAACGAAGGTGCTGACAGCACATGTGCCGCTGCCGCTCGCAGAAAAGGTCGATCAGATTGCGGCACGGCTCGAACGTTCGCGCGGCTGGATCGTCAAGCAGGCGCTGACCGCCTGGATCGATCAGGAAGAGGAGCGCCGGCGCTTGACGCTGGAGGCGCTCGCCAATGTCGACGGGGGCCATGTCGTCAGCCACCAGTCCGTGCAAGCTTGGGCCGACAGCCTCGATAGTGACAAGCCGCTGCCGCTGCCACTTTGA
- a CDS encoding SDR family NAD(P)-dependent oxidoreductase, with product MTSRQELRPAVVVVGASRGIGKAIAEAAARDGATVVLVARSAEGLEAVAAAVRKAGGKPFTLALDLTAGDAAAHLEDFLCNEGLMCDVLVNSAGYGLRGGAATLPLDEQIGMVDLNIRVLTELTLRFLPGMVARGRGGVINLGSVASFTPGPFMALYYASKGFVRSFSEALHQEVRPAGVTVTCVAPGPVSTEFLEKSGANRAALFKILPKVDSEYVAERAWRGFKAGRRLVIPGISARLAILLAGLLPSAALLPLIARLQLRGNDPCPCGSGKTFKTCCRTGRSQRHSPSGTKA from the coding sequence ATGACGTCAAGGCAAGAGCTTCGGCCAGCCGTCGTGGTGGTCGGCGCCTCGCGCGGCATCGGCAAGGCGATCGCCGAGGCTGCCGCAAGGGACGGCGCCACCGTCGTCCTGGTCGCGCGTTCGGCAGAAGGCCTGGAGGCGGTCGCGGCCGCCGTGCGGAAGGCGGGCGGCAAGCCGTTCACACTTGCTCTGGATCTCACGGCCGGCGATGCGGCGGCGCACCTCGAAGACTTCCTGTGCAATGAGGGGTTGATGTGCGATGTTCTCGTCAACAGCGCCGGTTACGGCCTGCGCGGCGGGGCCGCGACGCTGCCGCTCGACGAGCAAATCGGGATGGTCGACCTCAATATCCGCGTCTTGACCGAGCTCACGCTGCGTTTCCTGCCGGGGATGGTCGCGCGCGGCAGGGGCGGCGTGATCAATCTCGGCTCCGTCGCGAGCTTCACGCCCGGCCCCTTCATGGCCTTGTACTATGCAAGCAAGGGCTTCGTCCGTTCCTTTTCGGAGGCACTGCATCAGGAGGTGCGCCCGGCCGGCGTGACCGTCACCTGCGTCGCCCCGGGGCCGGTGTCGACGGAGTTCCTCGAAAAATCGGGCGCCAACAGGGCGGCGCTGTTCAAGATCCTGCCCAAAGTGGATTCGGAATACGTGGCCGAACGCGCCTGGCGCGGATTCAAGGCGGGCCGACGTCTCGTGATCCCAGGCATCTCCGCCAGGCTGGCGATCCTTCTCGCCGGTCTCTTGCCGTCCGCGGCCCTCCTGCCCCTGATCGCCCGGTTGCAACTGCGCGGCAATGATCCCTGCCCTTGCGGTTCGGGCAAGACGTTCAAAACCTGTTGCCGCACCGGCCGATCGCAACGGCATTCGCCGTCCGGAACGAAGGCCTGA
- a CDS encoding protein-S-isoprenylcysteine O-methyltransferase — protein MTVASVGEIIWVLGIVAWYFIRRPYERRAKRVRVVSNRRSRSEIVGLAAALLGLAIIPGFYVATGIPEAADYPAHAWAVVLGALIFAMAMWVFRRTHKELGRNWSISLEIRDKHELICRGPYAFVRHPMYTSFLLMGVGQAFLLSNWVAGLAGLAGFAVLFFLRVDKEERMMLEIFGPQYRAYMDRTKRIIPYLY, from the coding sequence ATAACAGTCGCTTCCGTCGGCGAAATCATCTGGGTGCTCGGCATCGTCGCCTGGTACTTCATTCGGCGTCCTTATGAACGTCGGGCAAAGCGCGTGCGGGTCGTCAGCAACCGCCGCTCGCGTTCCGAGATCGTCGGGCTCGCAGCGGCCCTGCTGGGTCTTGCGATCATTCCCGGCTTTTACGTCGCGACCGGCATACCAGAGGCCGCCGATTACCCGGCGCATGCATGGGCGGTCGTCCTCGGCGCCTTGATCTTTGCCATGGCGATGTGGGTCTTCCGCAGAACTCACAAGGAACTCGGCCGCAACTGGTCCATTTCGCTGGAGATTCGCGACAAGCACGAGCTGATTTGCCGCGGCCCCTATGCCTTCGTCCGTCACCCGATGTACACTTCCTTCCTGCTGATGGGCGTCGGCCAGGCCTTTCTGCTGTCGAACTGGGTGGCCGGCCTTGCGGGTCTGGCGGGCTTTGCCGTCCTCTTTTTCCTCAGAGTGGACAAGGAGGAGCGCATGATGCTGGAAATATTCGGCCCGCAGTATCGCGCCTATATGGACAGGACCAAGCGTATTATCCCCTATCTTTACTAG
- a CDS encoding ABC transporter — MSRILIVMIALFSVASLSACGTIGKGKGKAPPPAAPVEQAPPVFK; from the coding sequence ATGAGCAGAATTCTAATCGTGATGATTGCGTTGTTTTCGGTCGCCAGCCTGAGCGCTTGCGGGACGATTGGCAAAGGCAAGGGGAAGGCCCCGCCACCGGCTGCGCCGGTTGAACAGGCACCACCAGTCTTTAAGTAA
- a CDS encoding L,D-transpeptidase, which yields MDNDQITRRMLVLSGLALLTSGCSSSWQGMGVPVPSLFGNSSGVDPRYRRRHVRYEGYEAPGTLVVDTNQRYLYAVEEGGWATRYGIGVGEEGLTMKGKAVVGRKAEWPSWTPTASMIKRKPHLAQYAGGVSGGPHNPLGASALYLYRGGQDTMFRVHGTNEPWTIGHAVSNGCIRLTNEDIVDLYSRTPVGTEVLII from the coding sequence ATGGACAATGACCAAATTACGCGCCGGATGCTCGTTTTGAGCGGTCTGGCTCTGTTGACCTCTGGATGCAGTTCAAGCTGGCAAGGAATGGGGGTGCCCGTTCCATCCCTGTTCGGGAACTCTTCCGGCGTCGATCCACGCTACCGTAGGCGGCATGTCCGCTACGAGGGATACGAAGCGCCCGGAACGCTCGTCGTCGACACGAATCAGCGTTACCTCTATGCGGTCGAAGAGGGCGGCTGGGCGACGCGCTACGGGATCGGCGTCGGGGAAGAAGGCCTCACGATGAAAGGCAAGGCGGTCGTCGGCCGCAAGGCGGAATGGCCCTCATGGACGCCGACCGCCAGCATGATCAAGCGCAAGCCGCACCTGGCGCAATACGCAGGCGGCGTCTCCGGCGGACCGCACAATCCACTTGGCGCATCTGCCCTTTATCTCTACCGCGGCGGGCAAGACACCATGTTCCGCGTGCACGGAACGAACGAGCCGTGGACGATAGGCCACGCGGTTTCGAACGGTTGCATCCGCTTGACGAACGAGGATATCGTCGACCTCTACAGCCGCACGCCCGTAGGCACGGAGGTATTGATCATCTGA
- a CDS encoding SDR family NAD(P)-dependent oxidoreductase, giving the protein MKLGFEGKVAIVTGAGSGIGAAVSLQLGSEGAEVIVADLDADAARRITAEIRSHGGKAHDFVVDVADAEAVEKLVKFAVERCGGLHLAVNNAGIDGIRKATADYPLDEWHKVMNVNLNGVFYCMKHEIAAMLAVGGGAIVNMSSILGSVGLPTAAAYTAAKHGIVGLTKVAAIEYARMGIRINAVGPGWIETPLLSEHADIASTRRMMSLQPMGRRGKPEEVASLVCFLLSEQASFITGSVHLVDGAYTAH; this is encoded by the coding sequence ATGAAACTTGGCTTCGAGGGGAAGGTTGCGATCGTGACCGGTGCGGGTTCCGGAATTGGCGCGGCTGTTTCCCTGCAACTCGGTAGCGAGGGGGCCGAGGTCATCGTTGCCGACCTGGACGCTGATGCCGCGCGCCGAATCACCGCCGAGATTCGTTCGCATGGCGGCAAGGCTCATGACTTCGTCGTCGACGTGGCCGATGCCGAAGCTGTGGAAAAGCTGGTGAAGTTCGCCGTCGAGAGATGCGGCGGCCTTCATCTGGCGGTCAACAACGCCGGCATCGACGGCATCCGCAAAGCAACGGCCGACTATCCACTCGACGAGTGGCACAAGGTGATGAACGTCAATCTGAATGGCGTCTTTTACTGCATGAAGCACGAGATCGCCGCCATGCTGGCTGTGGGCGGCGGCGCGATCGTCAACATGTCTTCCATTCTCGGCTCGGTCGGCCTGCCGACCGCAGCCGCCTATACCGCGGCCAAGCACGGGATTGTCGGGCTGACGAAGGTCGCTGCGATCGAATATGCGCGGATGGGCATCCGCATCAATGCCGTCGGTCCCGGTTGGATCGAAACGCCGCTCTTATCGGAGCATGCCGACATCGCGAGCACCCGGCGCATGATGTCGCTGCAGCCGATGGGAAGGCGCGGCAAGCCGGAAGAAGTGGCGTCCCTCGTGTGCTTCCTCCTATCCGAGCAGGCGAGCTTCATCACGGGAAGCGTCCATCTCGTGGATGGCGCCTATACGGCCCACTGA
- a CDS encoding GntR family transcriptional regulator — translation MQDLSPQQSAQNGIDEAIVSSILSARIRPGTRLSENQLAALFEVSRTRVREAMMRLEARGIVNVSPRRGWFVVEPSAEEAMTVYEARRVIEAGLLRTMDRLTETGLTSLNAHLAEEKSAIAAGDRQRLTCLMGDFHIRIAELAGNAILVDILRDLTARTILISMLYQSDFHAMQSHLGHCRIVAAMEEGDFLKAAALSVEHLDEVETGLDLTRRPDPLADLRRSLSLPPQTVVSSSKASRKTKP, via the coding sequence ATGCAAGATTTGTCGCCACAGCAGTCAGCACAGAATGGCATCGACGAGGCCATCGTCTCTTCCATTCTCTCCGCCCGCATCCGTCCCGGCACGCGGCTGAGCGAAAACCAGCTCGCCGCGCTTTTCGAGGTTTCGCGCACCCGCGTGCGCGAGGCGATGATGCGGCTGGAGGCGCGCGGCATCGTCAATGTCAGCCCGCGGCGCGGCTGGTTCGTGGTGGAGCCTTCCGCCGAGGAGGCGATGACGGTCTACGAGGCGCGCCGCGTCATCGAGGCCGGGCTACTGCGCACCATGGACCGCCTGACGGAAACCGGCCTCACAAGCCTCAATGCCCATCTCGCCGAGGAGAAGTCGGCGATTGCCGCCGGTGATCGGCAGCGCCTGACCTGCCTGATGGGCGATTTCCACATCCGCATCGCGGAACTCGCCGGCAATGCCATTCTCGTCGACATCCTGCGCGATTTGACTGCGCGCACGATCCTGATTTCGATGCTCTACCAGTCCGATTTTCACGCCATGCAGTCCCATCTCGGCCATTGCCGCATCGTCGCGGCAATGGAGGAAGGCGACTTCCTGAAGGCAGCAGCACTTTCCGTCGAGCACCTCGACGAGGTCGAGACGGGGCTGGACCTCACAAGGCGCCCGGATCCGCTCGCCGATCTCAGGCGTTCGCTTTCGCTTCCTCCCCAGACCGTAGTTTCGTCTTCAAAGGCGTCGCGCAAAACCAAACCGTAA
- a CDS encoding transporter substrate-binding domain-containing protein: MLKRRLFVAMAALAAAVGFGSVSHADALGDITERGALRVAVPQDFPPFGSVGTDMAPVGYDIDMANLIAEKLGVKVELVPVTSANRIPYLQTNKVDLVISSLGKNPEREKVIDFSTAYAPFFNGVFGPAEFAAAKPEELAGKVIGVTRGAVEDLELTKVAPTDTVIKRYEDNNGTISAFLSGQVEAVATGNVVAAAILAKNPPKRPELKFLIKNSPCYIGLSKEQPALLEKVNGIIAAAKADGSLNAISQKWLGSDLPTDL; the protein is encoded by the coding sequence ATGCTGAAAAGAAGACTTTTCGTCGCCATGGCGGCGCTCGCCGCAGCCGTCGGCTTCGGTTCCGTTTCCCACGCCGATGCTCTCGGCGACATCACCGAGCGCGGCGCGCTGCGCGTCGCAGTTCCCCAGGACTTTCCGCCATTCGGCAGCGTCGGGACGGACATGGCGCCGGTGGGCTACGACATCGACATGGCCAATCTGATTGCCGAGAAATTGGGCGTGAAGGTTGAGCTCGTACCGGTCACCAGCGCCAACCGTATTCCCTACCTCCAGACCAACAAGGTCGACCTGGTGATTTCAAGCCTCGGCAAGAACCCCGAGCGCGAGAAGGTGATCGATTTCTCGACCGCCTACGCGCCGTTCTTCAATGGCGTTTTCGGACCTGCCGAATTCGCCGCCGCGAAGCCCGAGGAACTCGCCGGCAAGGTGATCGGCGTCACTCGCGGCGCTGTCGAAGATCTGGAACTGACGAAGGTCGCGCCGACCGACACGGTCATTAAGCGCTATGAGGACAACAACGGCACGATCTCCGCCTTCCTTTCCGGGCAAGTGGAAGCGGTCGCGACCGGCAACGTCGTCGCCGCGGCCATTCTCGCCAAGAACCCGCCGAAGCGGCCGGAACTCAAGTTCCTCATCAAGAATTCGCCCTGCTACATCGGGCTCAGCAAGGAACAGCCCGCGCTCCTCGAAAAGGTCAACGGTATCATTGCCGCCGCCAAGGCCGATGGTTCGTTGAACGCCATTTCGCAGAAATGGCTCGGAAGCGATTTGCCCACCGATCTCTGA
- a CDS encoding amino acid ABC transporter permease translates to MNYQFEFGWLAEYYPQIVKGIGITVELIAVGAVAGISLGIFCAWVRALGPAWLKPIVALYVELIRNTPFLIQLFFIFFGLPSLGLKLSELQAANIAMVVNLGAYSCEIIRAGIQATPKGQFEAGASLAMTRFETFRHVVLVPSLQRIWPALSSQVVIVMLGSAVVSQIAAEDLTFAANFIQSRTFRAFEAYIVSTAVYLALAVLLRQVLAMVGGLIFPRRAAR, encoded by the coding sequence TTGAATTATCAATTCGAATTCGGCTGGCTCGCCGAATACTATCCGCAGATCGTCAAGGGGATCGGGATCACGGTCGAACTGATCGCGGTCGGCGCCGTTGCCGGCATTTCGCTTGGCATCTTCTGCGCCTGGGTCAGGGCGCTCGGCCCCGCCTGGTTGAAGCCGATCGTTGCGCTTTACGTCGAACTGATCCGCAACACCCCGTTCCTCATCCAGCTCTTCTTCATCTTCTTCGGGCTCCCGTCGCTCGGCCTTAAGCTCAGTGAACTGCAGGCGGCCAATATCGCCATGGTCGTCAACCTCGGTGCCTATAGCTGCGAAATCATCAGGGCCGGCATCCAGGCGACGCCGAAGGGGCAGTTCGAGGCGGGCGCCAGCCTTGCCATGACGCGTTTCGAAACTTTTCGCCACGTGGTTCTCGTGCCGTCGCTTCAGCGGATCTGGCCGGCGCTCTCCTCGCAGGTCGTCATCGTCATGCTCGGCTCGGCCGTCGTTTCCCAGATCGCCGCGGAAGACCTGACCTTCGCGGCGAACTTTATCCAGTCGAGGACCTTCCGCGCCTTCGAAGCCTATATCGTCTCGACCGCCGTCTATCTGGCGCTTGCGGTGCTGCTTCGCCAGGTGCTGGCGATGGTTGGCGGGCTCATCTTTCCGAGGAGGGCGGCGCGATGA
- a CDS encoding amino acid ABC transporter permease → MIEFTIWDILRNLLLATRWTIVLSLVSFVGGGIVGLGLLFLRISKRAWLQSLAKYYIELFQGTPLLMQLFIAFFGLGLFGIDVPAWLAAGLALILWSAAFLGEIWRGCVEAIAKGQWEASASLGMGRLQQMRYVILPQAMKIAVPPTVGFSVQVVKGTALTSIIGFVELSKAGTVVTNATFQPFTVYGLVALIYFALCWPLSQSSQILERKLNVAHRNH, encoded by the coding sequence ATGATCGAGTTCACGATCTGGGACATTTTGCGGAACCTGCTGCTTGCCACCCGTTGGACGATCGTTCTGTCACTCGTCTCTTTTGTTGGCGGCGGCATCGTCGGGTTGGGCCTGCTTTTCCTGCGCATTAGCAAGCGCGCGTGGCTGCAGTCGCTGGCGAAATACTATATCGAGCTTTTCCAAGGCACGCCGCTCCTGATGCAACTCTTCATTGCCTTTTTTGGGCTTGGCCTTTTCGGCATCGACGTCCCCGCCTGGCTCGCCGCCGGACTGGCGCTGATCCTCTGGTCCGCCGCTTTTCTCGGAGAAATCTGGCGCGGCTGCGTCGAGGCGATTGCCAAAGGGCAATGGGAAGCGTCCGCCAGCCTCGGCATGGGCCGCTTGCAGCAGATGCGCTACGTCATCCTGCCCCAGGCAATGAAGATCGCTGTTCCACCAACGGTCGGCTTTTCCGTTCAGGTCGTCAAGGGCACTGCGCTGACCTCGATCATCGGCTTCGTCGAACTGTCGAAGGCCGGCACTGTCGTCACCAACGCCACTTTCCAGCCCTTCACCGTCTACGGCCTCGTCGCCCTCATCTATTTCGCGCTTTGCTGGCCGCTCTCCCAAAGCAGCCAGATCCTCGAAAGGAAGCTCAATGTCGCTCATCGAAATCACTGA